A part of Terriglobus roseus genomic DNA contains:
- a CDS encoding DUF6607 family protein, producing MNALVKLVSLGLVSSVACAQMGQLEAGKKAIHARTGCFLVDYSFVETETLKPGYVRDNRVYDVNKDKSVKEWIIATEISPTRVKLQHVLQGVTLKGEHMPGGIIRHTGEDWSFNASSRFEYQGPNAKGEDTWKTIQLEPNQWLRRVTSLDDGLRYQCSAAWTTDTEYASWKCDDMAPIPGREYRDMKRKDYQDLERSSKLVVYDTNWLEREANTKIVDADGVKTPLVKELGKTWYVRLPDAECKDAQEFASPRRVAFWDITREAWDEELAGVNAWSDAKTAKGKDSRYGRIADMEETWIRKDLSQPAVRAEAKDAVKKVIEETQAGK from the coding sequence ATGAACGCTCTGGTGAAGTTGGTCTCGTTGGGTTTGGTGTCGTCAGTGGCTTGCGCGCAGATGGGGCAGCTTGAGGCGGGGAAGAAGGCGATTCATGCGCGCACGGGCTGTTTCCTGGTGGACTACAGCTTTGTGGAGACAGAGACGCTGAAGCCGGGGTATGTCCGCGATAACCGTGTGTATGACGTGAACAAGGACAAGAGCGTGAAGGAGTGGATCATTGCCACGGAGATCTCACCGACGCGCGTGAAGCTGCAGCATGTGCTGCAGGGAGTGACGCTGAAGGGCGAACACATGCCCGGCGGCATCATTCGGCATACGGGTGAAGATTGGTCGTTCAATGCGTCGAGCCGGTTTGAGTATCAGGGGCCGAATGCGAAGGGCGAGGACACGTGGAAGACGATCCAGCTTGAGCCGAACCAATGGCTGCGTCGTGTGACGAGTCTGGATGATGGTTTGCGTTATCAGTGCTCGGCGGCGTGGACGACAGACACGGAGTATGCGAGCTGGAAGTGCGATGACATGGCGCCGATTCCGGGACGTGAGTATCGCGATATGAAGCGGAAGGATTATCAGGATCTGGAGCGTTCGTCGAAGCTGGTGGTGTATGACACGAACTGGCTGGAGCGCGAGGCGAACACGAAGATTGTGGATGCCGATGGCGTGAAGACTCCGCTGGTGAAGGAGCTTGGCAAGACCTGGTATGTGCGGCTGCCGGATGCGGAGTGCAAGGATGCGCAGGAGTTTGCGAGTCCTCGGCGTGTGGCTTTCTGGGACATTACGCGTGAGGCGTGGGATGAGGAGCTTGCGGGTGTGAACGCGTGGTCTGATGCGAAGACGGCGAAGGGTAAGGATTCGCGCTATGGCCGGATTGCGGATATGGAGGAGACGTGGATTCGCAAGGACCTTTCGCAGCCTGCGGTTCGTGCGGAGGCTAAGGACGCTGTGAAGAAGGTGATTGAGGAGACTCAGGCAGGGAAGTAA
- a CDS encoding TonB family protein produces the protein MRRFDELRGVWLSAGTHALVIAAVVLVAVKAPQAVRVKLPGSAHGTHTLLTYTIGGQESVAASSAPKKSAPAKVKTPTIAKVAPALVPEAKPETETEKGDGSSGVSALGSGNVRIAIVKVFPRPAPDLSSLPHGRGGNVIMDAVIDAHGTITKLTLEQGLGDPIDQQVMATVRGWSFDPATRDGQPIASEQEIVLHYERG, from the coding sequence ATGCGGCGTTTCGATGAGCTTCGGGGTGTTTGGCTTTCGGCGGGTACGCATGCGCTGGTGATTGCGGCTGTAGTGCTGGTGGCGGTGAAGGCTCCGCAGGCGGTGCGGGTGAAGCTGCCGGGGTCGGCGCATGGGACGCATACGTTGCTGACGTACACCATTGGTGGGCAGGAGAGTGTGGCGGCGAGTTCTGCCCCGAAGAAGTCTGCTCCAGCGAAGGTGAAGACGCCGACGATTGCGAAGGTGGCTCCTGCGCTGGTGCCTGAGGCGAAGCCGGAGACGGAGACGGAGAAGGGCGATGGCTCGTCCGGTGTCAGTGCGCTGGGTAGCGGCAATGTTCGGATTGCGATTGTGAAGGTGTTTCCGCGTCCTGCGCCGGACCTGAGCAGCCTGCCGCATGGCAGGGGCGGCAACGTGATCATGGACGCCGTGATTGATGCGCATGGCACGATTACGAAGCTGACGCTGGAGCAGGGACTGGGCGATCCGATTGATCAGCAGGTGATGGCAACGGTGCGGGGATGGAGCTTTGATCCGGCTACGCGGGATGGACAGCCGATCGCGAGTGAGCAGGAGATTGTGCTGCATTACGAGCGCGGTTAG
- a CDS encoding DUF1772 domain-containing protein, giving the protein MHLFNVATLFVVLTLVGVEFSVSAFTNPAASQLEPESQLKLLSRSALVLGKVMPVWYMASTVLLGIETWLYWHTPGRAILLAADTIWILTSVASIVFLVPLARRVAEGDADWQRLNRVWDGRHRVRIAAVAAAAVLLAYVVVR; this is encoded by the coding sequence ATGCACTTGTTCAACGTGGCGACCCTCTTCGTCGTTCTTACCCTGGTCGGCGTCGAGTTTTCTGTGTCTGCATTCACGAACCCTGCGGCGTCGCAGCTCGAACCTGAATCGCAATTGAAGCTGCTAAGCCGCTCTGCTCTGGTGTTGGGAAAGGTGATGCCCGTCTGGTACATGGCCTCTACCGTGTTGCTGGGGATTGAGACGTGGCTTTATTGGCACACGCCGGGCCGCGCAATCCTGCTTGCTGCGGATACGATCTGGATTCTTACTTCGGTGGCATCGATCGTGTTTCTGGTTCCGCTTGCTCGTCGCGTGGCGGAAGGTGATGCCGATTGGCAGCGGTTGAACCGGGTCTGGGATGGGAGACATCGGGTGCGCATTGCTGCCGTGGCCGCTGCGGCTGTTCTGCTTGCCTACGTCGTCGTGCGGTGA
- a CDS encoding class I SAM-dependent methyltransferase: MLRRHTVTYWYCQACGFLQTDEPHWLDEAYTSAIANADTGLVFRNNQFNRIVSALLYFTQPRDASFLDFGGGYGMFVRLMRDVGFNFFWYDRYCQNLLAIGFDASQAPGPFAAVTAFEVMEHAPDPMALVREALARAGAKTLIFSTEIFEGEPPARNWWYYAFPTGQHIAFYQRRTLQAMAAQLGLRCYSSGGIHMFTDRQIHPLLFRVITKARVASLLMPWIRRHMRSRMIEDHEALLARS; this comes from the coding sequence ATGCTCCGTCGGCACACCGTCACATATTGGTACTGTCAGGCATGCGGATTCCTCCAAACGGACGAGCCCCATTGGCTCGACGAAGCGTACACCAGCGCCATCGCAAACGCGGACACGGGCCTGGTGTTTCGCAATAATCAGTTCAATCGCATCGTCTCTGCGTTGCTCTATTTCACACAACCGCGCGACGCCAGCTTTCTCGATTTCGGCGGCGGGTACGGTATGTTCGTGCGCTTGATGCGCGATGTGGGATTCAACTTCTTCTGGTATGACCGATACTGTCAGAATCTTCTCGCCATTGGTTTTGACGCTTCTCAAGCCCCTGGCCCATTTGCTGCTGTAACCGCATTCGAAGTCATGGAACACGCCCCCGATCCAATGGCCCTTGTGCGTGAAGCACTCGCACGCGCTGGCGCGAAAACCCTCATCTTCTCTACCGAAATCTTTGAAGGCGAACCACCGGCACGCAATTGGTGGTACTACGCCTTTCCCACTGGCCAGCACATCGCGTTCTATCAACGACGCACACTTCAAGCCATGGCTGCGCAGCTCGGGCTTCGCTGCTACTCCAGCGGAGGCATTCACATGTTCACGGATCGGCAGATACATCCTCTTCTTTTCCGCGTCATCACAAAAGCACGCGTCGCATCACTGCTCATGCCATGGATTCGCCGCCACATGCGCAGTCGCATGATAGAGGATCACGAAGCGCTCCTTGCAAGATCCTAA
- the polA gene encoding DNA polymerase I, which yields MPNETKPPVYLLDTMAFIFRAYHAMQRSRPMSTRTGVPTAATYVFINMINKLRQDFHPHYLAAIYEGGAPVHRNEAAAQMKTIKKFNIKTQQFDEVDYGGYKATRTETPPDLTQQQPYIRRALEAFGIPILAHEGFEADDVIGTLSQRLSEQGHPVYIVSSDKDMMQLVTDSVHILNPTKDNLILDPAKVEEVLGVPPQRVIDVMALRGDSIDNIPGAPGIGDKGSVELIQQFGSVEAALDAARDTPDSIKGKRQRESLQNNRDTVMLSKELVTIHCNLPVDYSLEAMSTATEPNLADLRALYTELEFTTLLKDLPAPEAQKIDYILNPTAQDITELLAASDTLAIFFPEDAQAIAEESGAETELDTESPAEDPIATNMDLFAAMTTPVETKPFAPPQTEPLPVGLATTANKAILLDLNTDIAAPIREALKNNKIPKAVHDLKAVLRTCERAKIEIKNVRDDVMLYSYLINPTHGSHKLSDVAARFNDRALTQVEKKQTPPPHILPEAASAVFQLATTLRPQVEEAELNKTYEDIDLPLVPVLLHMEQAGCRIDTDLLRAQNTRLAVAMDDLAARIHTLAGRTFNINSPKQLGEVLFNEMNLPKPLKYGKGKVVSTAQDVLEELSEQHEAPRLVLEYRQLAKLRSNYTEQLPLLVDTDSRVHTTFNQVGTATGRLSSTNPNLQNIPVRTELGREIRAAFTAQPGNVILSADYSQIELRLMAHFSQDPLLLNAYRTNIDIHTLTASEVFGVDPATMSKETRNRAKAVNFGIVYGISPFGLAAQLGIDQKEARTYIETYFDRYKGVQTFITELLEQTRNTGKVTTLFGRTRPIPDIQSRNPNMRGFAERTAVNTPLQGTAADMIKVAMLHIDKALTAGNYKTRMTLQVHDELLFDAPKEEAEAVAALVKKEMESVIQLSIPIVAEVGQGPNWRDAK from the coding sequence ATGCCGAACGAAACCAAGCCGCCCGTCTACCTGCTCGACACCATGGCCTTCATCTTCCGCGCGTACCACGCCATGCAGCGGTCGCGGCCCATGTCCACGCGCACCGGCGTCCCCACCGCGGCCACCTATGTCTTCATCAACATGATCAACAAGCTGCGCCAGGACTTCCATCCGCACTACCTCGCAGCCATCTACGAGGGCGGCGCGCCCGTCCACCGCAACGAAGCCGCGGCGCAGATGAAGACCATCAAAAAGTTCAACATCAAGACCCAGCAGTTCGACGAAGTCGACTACGGCGGCTACAAGGCCACCCGCACCGAAACCCCGCCCGACCTCACGCAGCAGCAGCCCTACATCCGCCGCGCGCTCGAGGCTTTCGGCATCCCCATCCTCGCGCACGAAGGCTTCGAAGCCGACGACGTCATCGGCACACTCTCGCAGCGCCTCAGCGAACAGGGCCACCCCGTCTACATCGTCTCGTCCGACAAGGACATGATGCAGCTCGTCACCGACAGCGTGCACATCCTCAACCCCACGAAAGACAACCTCATCCTCGACCCCGCCAAAGTCGAAGAAGTCCTCGGCGTCCCACCGCAGCGCGTGATCGACGTCATGGCCCTCCGCGGCGACAGCATCGACAACATCCCCGGCGCACCCGGCATCGGCGACAAGGGCTCCGTCGAACTCATCCAGCAATTCGGCTCCGTAGAAGCCGCCCTCGACGCCGCCCGCGACACCCCCGACAGCATCAAGGGCAAACGCCAGCGCGAATCCCTGCAGAACAACCGTGACACCGTCATGCTCTCCAAGGAGCTCGTCACCATCCACTGCAACCTGCCGGTCGACTACTCGCTCGAAGCCATGAGCACCGCCACCGAGCCCAACCTCGCCGACCTCCGCGCGCTCTACACCGAACTCGAATTCACCACGCTGCTCAAGGACCTCCCCGCCCCCGAAGCGCAAAAGATCGACTACATCCTCAACCCCACCGCGCAAGACATCACCGAACTCCTCGCCGCCAGCGACACCCTCGCCATCTTCTTCCCCGAAGACGCGCAAGCCATCGCCGAAGAGTCAGGCGCCGAAACCGAACTCGACACCGAATCCCCCGCCGAAGATCCCATCGCCACCAACATGGACCTCTTCGCCGCGATGACCACCCCTGTCGAAACCAAACCCTTCGCGCCACCACAAACCGAACCACTGCCAGTAGGCCTCGCCACAACAGCAAACAAAGCCATCCTGCTAGACCTAAACACCGACATAGCAGCCCCCATCCGCGAAGCCCTAAAGAACAACAAAATCCCCAAAGCAGTCCACGACCTCAAAGCCGTCCTGCGCACCTGCGAACGCGCCAAGATCGAAATCAAAAACGTCCGCGACGACGTCATGCTCTACAGCTACCTCATCAACCCCACGCACGGCAGCCACAAGCTCAGCGACGTCGCCGCACGTTTCAACGACCGCGCCCTCACGCAGGTAGAAAAGAAACAAACCCCACCGCCCCACATCCTGCCCGAAGCCGCCAGCGCCGTCTTCCAACTCGCCACCACACTGCGCCCACAAGTCGAAGAAGCCGAACTCAACAAGACCTACGAAGACATCGACCTCCCGCTAGTCCCCGTGCTCCTGCACATGGAACAAGCCGGCTGCCGCATTGACACCGATCTCCTCCGCGCGCAGAACACCCGACTCGCCGTCGCCATGGACGACCTCGCCGCCCGCATCCACACCCTCGCAGGCCGCACCTTCAACATCAACTCTCCGAAACAATTAGGAGAAGTCCTCTTCAACGAGATGAACCTCCCCAAGCCGCTCAAGTACGGCAAAGGCAAAGTCGTCTCCACCGCGCAGGACGTCCTCGAAGAGCTCTCCGAACAACACGAAGCCCCGCGCCTCGTCCTCGAGTACCGTCAGTTAGCCAAGTTACGCAGTAACTACACCGAACAACTTCCCTTATTAGTCGACACCGACTCGCGCGTCCACACCACCTTCAACCAGGTAGGCACCGCCACAGGCCGACTAAGTTCCACTAACCCCAACTTACAAAACATTCCAGTAAGAACTGAGTTAGGCAGAGAAATTCGCGCAGCCTTCACCGCACAGCCCGGCAACGTCATCCTGTCCGCCGACTACAGCCAGATCGAACTCCGCCTCATGGCCCACTTCTCGCAGGACCCGCTCCTGCTCAACGCCTACCGCACCAACATCGACATCCACACGCTCACCGCATCGGAAGTCTTCGGCGTCGACCCCGCCACCATGAGCAAGGAAACCCGCAACCGCGCCAAGGCCGTCAACTTCGGCATCGTCTACGGCATCAGTCCGTTTGGATTGGCAGCGCAGTTAGGCATCGATCAGAAAGAAGCCCGCACTTACATCGAAACCTACTTCGACCGCTACAAGGGCGTGCAAACCTTCATCACAGAACTGCTCGAACAAACGCGCAACACCGGCAAAGTCACCACACTCTTCGGCCGCACGCGACCAATCCCTGACATTCAGTCACGCAACCCCAACATGCGAGGCTTCGCCGAACGCACCGCCGTCAACACCCCGCTGCAAGGCACCGCCGCCGACATGATCAAGGTAGCCATGCTCCACATCGACAAGGCACTCACCGCAGGCAACTACAAAACCCGCATGACCCTGCAAGTCCACGACGAACTCCTCTTCGACGCCCCAAAAGAAGAAGCAGAAGCAGTCGCCGCCTTAGTCAAAAAAGAAATGGAGAGCGTAATCCAGCTCTCCATCCCCATAGTCGCCGAAGTAGGCCAAGGCCCCAACTGGCGCGACGCGAAGTGA
- a CDS encoding low affinity iron permease family protein, with amino-acid sequence MPALQPFPHHQKQTICIVLSQNDQGVFAVPQKPIEEEVRTTNDWFGRFAASSSGWLGSKWAFSAAVLLIVAWAASGPMFHYSAEWQLVINTGTTIITFLMVFLIQNTQNRDARAINLKLNELIRSGDNAENQMIDIENLSDLELDDLQARYEAVRDACEDRRAKRAAAAKANAT; translated from the coding sequence ATGCCTGCCCTACAACCCTTCCCACACCATCAGAAACAAACCATCTGCATCGTTCTTTCGCAAAACGATCAGGGAGTGTTCGCCGTGCCACAGAAGCCCATAGAAGAAGAAGTACGTACCACCAACGACTGGTTCGGCCGCTTCGCCGCTTCGTCTTCAGGCTGGCTCGGCTCCAAATGGGCGTTCTCCGCAGCGGTTCTGCTTATCGTTGCCTGGGCAGCAAGCGGCCCCATGTTCCATTACTCAGCCGAATGGCAACTCGTCATCAACACCGGCACCACCATCATCACCTTCCTGATGGTCTTCCTCATCCAGAACACGCAAAACCGCGACGCTCGCGCTATCAATCTCAAACTGAACGAACTCATCCGCTCCGGCGACAACGCCGAAAACCAAATGATCGACATCGAGAACCTAAGCGACCTCGAACTCGATGACCTCCAAGCCCGCTACGAAGCCGTCCGCGACGCCTGTGAAGACCGCCGCGCCAAACGAGCCGCCGCCGCAAAAGCCAACGCGACCTAA
- a CDS encoding endonuclease/exonuclease/phosphatase family protein, with protein sequence MRIMTWNCCWRLADKIQAIFAEKPDIAVIQECSKQDLELVSNDYKSLWLGGDLKHGLGMIYHNDYSVQSVKNSDLLSFAAVELLGPRAFTLIAAWNCKEGGSSYPEHLHLFLDQHAEWFNARPVVFAGDLNSQAGASFDKGRRRHIDFVERMSQLGLTDCPEKNQSATFEQTYRHQWSSSSVFHLDYIFIPEDWAPKVSSVTVGASTHWSRLSDHSPIILTIAE encoded by the coding sequence ATGCGGATCATGACATGGAATTGCTGCTGGCGGCTCGCAGATAAAATTCAGGCTATTTTTGCAGAAAAACCAGACATAGCAGTCATTCAAGAGTGCTCAAAACAAGACCTCGAATTGGTTTCGAATGACTACAAGAGTCTTTGGCTAGGAGGCGACCTCAAGCACGGCCTCGGCATGATCTATCACAATGACTACAGCGTTCAGTCCGTTAAAAACTCGGACTTACTTTCCTTCGCTGCCGTAGAGCTCTTGGGACCAAGAGCGTTCACCCTGATCGCTGCATGGAACTGCAAAGAAGGCGGCTCAAGCTATCCCGAACACCTGCACCTATTCCTAGATCAACATGCCGAGTGGTTTAACGCACGCCCTGTTGTGTTTGCAGGCGACTTGAACAGTCAGGCAGGAGCATCGTTCGATAAGGGAAGACGTCGCCACATAGACTTCGTCGAACGCATGTCACAACTCGGTCTAACTGATTGCCCTGAGAAAAATCAGTCCGCAACCTTCGAGCAAACATACCGGCATCAATGGTCGTCGAGCTCCGTCTTCCATCTGGATTACATCTTCATTCCGGAAGATTGGGCACCCAAAGTAAGCAGCGTGACAGTAGGCGCATCCACTCATTGGAGTAGGCTAAGTGACCATTCTCCCATCATTCTTACGATCGCAGAGTAA
- a CDS encoding winged helix-turn-helix transcriptional regulator — MGVSKKEISPCPIDVTLSVIDGRWKGTILWRLLDGPMRTNELRKSIPEITERMLLRHLREMTGAGILERHQEQGLPLKVHYSITPYGLTLVPVLDALCTWGREHLKRDLAT; from the coding sequence ATGGGCGTCTCAAAGAAAGAAATCTCTCCATGCCCCATCGACGTGACGCTAAGCGTGATCGACGGGCGATGGAAAGGCACCATACTCTGGCGGCTGCTGGACGGCCCCATGAGAACAAACGAACTGCGCAAAAGCATCCCCGAAATCACAGAACGCATGCTTCTCCGTCATCTGCGCGAGATGACCGGAGCCGGAATTCTCGAACGTCATCAGGAACAGGGCTTGCCCCTGAAAGTCCATTACTCGATCACGCCATACGGACTGACCCTGGTCCCGGTATTGGACGCCCTGTGTACATGGGGCAGAGAACATTTGAAGCGAGACCTCGCTACCTGA